The proteins below are encoded in one region of Leptolyngbyaceae cyanobacterium:
- a CDS encoding SH3 domain-containing protein: MKKLNVLKKLAAVVTLVSISVFGSMTVGAKSSIAAHRYNEPCETEQTSYDYYGDYSEVATLPSVCRRVVTNGGRLHIRQRPNGRVVGYLYNGDRVRVVGRTQRNGWVRLSNGGYIYASYLRPCPRYAYYRG; this comes from the coding sequence ATGAAAAAGTTAAACGTTTTGAAAAAATTGGCAGCAGTAGTTACCTTAGTTTCTATTTCCGTATTTGGTTCGATGACTGTTGGTGCTAAATCCAGCATAGCAGCACATCGATATAACGAACCTTGCGAAACAGAACAAACATCATACGATTACTATGGTGACTATTCGGAAGTAGCTACTCTCCCATCAGTATGTCGCCGAGTGGTTACTAATGGCGGTAGGCTTCATATCCGCCAGCGTCCAAATGGTCGGGTCGTTGGTTATTTGTATAATGGCGATCGAGTGAGAGTAGTTGGGCGTACTCAAAGAAATGGTTGGGTAAGGCTTTCTAATGGAGGCTACATATATGCAAGTTACCTCAGACCTTGCCCAAGATACGCTTACTATCGAGGTTAA
- a CDS encoding catalase, which yields MTEHFNLTTAEGIPVADNQNSLTAGPRGPVLMQDFHLMEKLAHFNRERIPERVVHAKGAAAFGTFTVTQDITQYSKAKLFSEIGKKTDVLLRFSTVGGEKGSADAERDPRGFAVKFYTEEGNWDLTGNNTPVFFIRDPLKFPDFIHTQKRHPQTNYKDHNAMWDFWSHSPEALHQIAILFSDRGIPKTYRHMNGYGSHTFSLINAQGDRVWCKFHFKTLQGIQNLTPEEAAKIKGEDPDHATRDLFESIQRGEYPKWRVCVQVMTEEQALHHRDNPFDLTKVWKHSEYPLIEIGILELNRNPENYFAQVEQAAFSPSNVVPGISFSPDKMLQARLFSYPDAHRYRLGANYQQLPVNKPQCPVMHYQRDGAMALGNNGGSCPNYEPNSYDNAPKQNPSYAEPPMPLGNVNSDRYDRREGNDDYTQAGELYRLMNSDRKQQLVDSIVGSLSQANRDIQMRQLCHFFRADVDYGRRIAEKLGIQIDPSMLPAPHQYAVK from the coding sequence ATGACCGAACACTTCAATTTAACGACCGCAGAAGGGATTCCAGTTGCAGATAATCAAAATTCCCTCACTGCTGGGCCACGAGGCCCGGTATTGATGCAAGATTTTCATTTGATGGAAAAACTGGCTCACTTTAATCGAGAACGTATCCCAGAACGAGTGGTTCACGCTAAAGGTGCGGCGGCTTTCGGAACTTTTACAGTTACTCAAGACATCACCCAATATAGTAAAGCCAAGTTATTCTCGGAAATAGGTAAAAAAACAGATGTTCTGCTCCGTTTTTCTACCGTAGGTGGCGAAAAAGGTTCAGCAGATGCGGAACGCGACCCCAGAGGTTTTGCAGTCAAGTTTTATACTGAGGAAGGCAACTGGGATCTGACGGGTAACAATACTCCGGTGTTCTTTATCCGCGATCCCCTCAAGTTCCCCGATTTCATTCATACGCAGAAGCGCCATCCGCAAACTAATTACAAAGACCACAATGCGATGTGGGATTTCTGGTCGCACAGTCCGGAAGCTTTGCATCAGATCGCGATCTTATTTTCCGATCGCGGAATTCCCAAAACTTACCGCCACATGAACGGTTATGGCAGCCATACTTTCAGCTTAATTAACGCTCAAGGCGATCGCGTTTGGTGCAAATTCCACTTCAAAACACTCCAAGGCATCCAAAACTTAACACCAGAAGAAGCTGCGAAGATCAAAGGAGAAGACCCCGACCACGCCACGCGGGATTTATTTGAATCAATTCAACGAGGAGAATATCCAAAATGGCGGGTGTGCGTTCAAGTGATGACGGAAGAACAAGCATTACACCATAGAGATAATCCTTTCGACTTAACGAAAGTCTGGAAACATTCGGAATATCCTTTAATTGAAATCGGTATTCTCGAACTAAATCGCAATCCCGAAAACTATTTTGCTCAAGTTGAGCAAGCCGCTTTCAGTCCCAGTAATGTAGTGCCGGGAATTAGTTTTTCTCCAGATAAAATGCTGCAAGCACGGCTCTTTTCTTACCCAGATGCTCACCGTTACCGCCTCGGTGCTAACTATCAACAACTACCAGTTAATAAACCCCAATGTCCGGTGATGCACTACCAACGGGATGGTGCAATGGCTTTGGGTAATAACGGCGGCAGTTGTCCCAACTACGAGCCGAATAGTTACGATAACGCGCCCAAGCAAAATCCCAGCTATGCAGAACCGCCAATGCCTTTAGGTAATGTAAATAGCGATCGCTACGATCGCCGCGAAGGTAATGACGATTATACTCAAGCTGGTGAATTATATCGATTGATGAATTCCGATCGAAAACAGCAACTAGTTGACAGCATTGTAGGTAGTCTCAGCCAAGCCAATCGAGATATTCAAATGCGTCAATTGTGCCATTTCTTCCGTGCAGATGTTGACTACGGTCGTCGCATTGCTGAAAAATTAGGTATTCAAATCGATCCATCAATGCTGCCTGCCCCTCACCAATACGCTGTCAAATAG
- a CDS encoding SH3 domain-containing protein, whose protein sequence is MNAIKSLKSLAIATIFSIAIPGLSIFSAANASTGISQNMQRSEGEYTSLINSGEYQVASALVNCRRVNTKGGRLYVRSSPGGRIVGALRDGTYVRIINRGSNGWVPVAAPVRGYVSGRYLTYCG, encoded by the coding sequence ATGAACGCTATCAAATCATTAAAATCACTAGCTATTGCTACAATTTTTTCCATCGCTATACCCGGTTTAAGCATTTTTTCCGCTGCCAATGCTAGCACGGGAATATCTCAAAATATGCAACGTTCTGAAGGAGAATATACATCATTAATTAATAGTGGCGAATATCAAGTTGCTAGTGCTTTAGTTAACTGTCGTCGAGTTAATACAAAAGGTGGCAGGCTTTACGTTCGCTCATCTCCAGGCGGACGCATTGTGGGCGCTTTACGCGACGGTACTTATGTCAGAATTATCAATCGCGGCTCAAATGGTTGGGTACCAGTAGCGGCTCCCGTTCGCGGTTATGTTTCTGGTAGATATCTGACATATTGTGGTTAA